The sequence tatttacttgggttatctttgtctaatctTTGTCTAATAAATGTTTTGGACTGAATTTgctcactttaaaaacatttttttaatttagatgaTGCATGACACagtatacagtgctgtgaaaaagtatttgcgcccctcctgatttttattttgctttttttgcatttttgtaacaccaaaatgtttcatatcatcaaaTAAATTCTAATATTCTAAAAACGGAGATCTTACAATTAGATCATATGACAAGGAACATTGGAATACTTGggcaataatgaaaataaaaataattaaaaatgcaaaGGTGGGGTTTGTATATTTTGAGCAGTTTTTGAAGTTTAGAGTTATTTGAATAAAACAACTAACTAATGATCCCTACCCAATCATAATGTTTCATCAGAAGCGCTCATCACATTTGAAAACCTTGCAGTGGGATCTGCTTTTTAGCTGACAGATCATCAAACCCAAGCAATAACAGAGTCAAAGTTCTTTTAGCTTACAGcttaaaacatctaaaattatGTGACATAATTATTAACATTGATCATTAATCCATTTACAGTGAACCAAGAATGTGTGTCATTTAACAGCTTCTGCCAAAAATTTTCTGTCTGTGGCCTTGATTTGTCTGATAATACGAGCCATTTCAAAATACTAACTTGAATCTGTAGTATGAATTTCTTCACTTGAACTGCAATAGAATTTTCCCCCAATCTTTAACTTTCTTTCTCCTAACAGGGCAAAAACCAGTGACTGCTAACCACCCCCACCTGTGGCCAGCCACGCACCGACAGCTCTGGCAGCAGAGCAAACTTCGGCAGGGAACTCCAGCTCTCTCCCAACCTCTGTGCCCTTCTTCCTCTTGCTCCACCTCAGCAATCAGATGTTCTCTCTTaaaggcttttttaaaatccaagcTTAGAGGCATTTTTCAGCCAACCCACACCTCGCTTGTTTTCCTCTTAAGAGAAGCAAGTCACTCTCAAATCTGCCTTAGTCCTCTTCACAGCTTTTCACAAATCTCCTCATCCTCTCTAAACTGTTTACAGCGGACAGCTCGGGATTCTTTGAAGAGAGCACATTTTACCGGATAAACACACCAGCGCTTCATCCCTCAACCACAACCTGTGCTGCTTCTGAAGTCACagattctgttgttttttttttctttttttattattcacaGCTTTGTCATTCTGTTATGCTTCTTGCATATATGAAGTAAGAGTGATAATAGGGGCTATGCATTGCCAATTTATAAAGCTGTTCATATATGTATTTTGAGATAACTTTTTCAGAGgcacaaaaaaatgttctattttttatAAGAGATTACTTGAAGTTTTTCACAAAGACAGAGGAGGGTGGTTCATGAAAAGCACTGCCTCCTCCCACATGAGAAATTCAGTGGCATGTAATGTTTCCATGATGTATATAATATTCTTTCTAAAAAGATGTGTGTACAAAGACATATTTTTGCTTGTGAAAGAAAAAGATGGACAATGTAAGATATTTGAACACAGTAGAAAAATTGACTTGTTATCCTTTTGAAATTAATTTGTCTTAAGTTTCTTCCTCTCAGAGTGTAATCTACAAATAAAACTGGTATCATCTAGTTTACATTAAAACCTTTCCTGGTGCCAGCTTCTCTTTTACTTCAATGCAAACCTGTTTGGTAATTTGTAGGAAGACACACCTTAATTTGTTTCGGGCATTAGTGGTTCAGAAAAGTCTGGCAAATGTCAAATGATAACATCAATGATGACGTTCTAAAGCAGTATTATATTGAGAAATATCAGCTGGTTAGTTAGCTTAGTTTTTTGTTGAAACAAACCAGCATAGCGCCagtaaaagattttttaaaaacaattcgACCGTATTATTTAATGTTTGGATAATAGGATCATTTTTGGTGGGGGTGAGCTATGGCATAACAACAGCAAAAGAGCCCTCTGGCAAAGGTAAGTTGAGTCAATGATGAAAGTGGAGTTTATTAAAAACTTatgtaaattaaataattaagtGATAAATTATTAATTGTTTTGATTAGTTTGAAGAAAACTTACAATCTGATGAAAATAGGGCGgctcaaacatttttattatcatttaagCAATGAGGCTTTAAGGGTGAAAGAAACAAATGtgatgatgaaaatgtttgtaaatgatcAAATGACAACAATGAACATGAATTAAACTATTAATTTACAACATAATTTTTGTGACTTCCGCCTCGAAAATATACTTCCAGTCAACTCTGGACTTAGATGTGAAATGTCACAGCAGCAATGGAGAATTTTTAGACTTTTTGGTACTGTTTAATTAATAAAttaccttctgagaatttttgagGTGAGAAATTAATGTTAGTGATTgttaaagttcctgtaaagaCATAAAATCTTGATTCCAGGTCTGGTGTGTCACTCAagaacaaatttcagtcatgaaaaacatctcaaagtttataaaattaagcttcaaactCATAAAAAATTAGGTTTCGGTGGGCATGTCAGTTGGATGAGcggaagccacgcccactcacaagaaatccAGTCCATTCAGATTAGAGAGACATGTTAGAgaataaatttactgttttctggtacaaaccTCTTTgatatgatactttaaatgacctgtaggccactgtTGCAGATAGATTTGAGAAAACTTACCTCACAATGAATAagaacacagcatgtagctagctgttaactttaaatgaaggcagtgacatcagctaacagcagactgtactgagattaattgctctgtgattttatgtcacTGTAGTGTTAGGGTGGcagggtaattccccatcaagactggtgatgtcatgggctcagatttttGCCCTACTCAAATAAAACAAGACAGGAAAGAGGGGAACcactttctaacggtctaagTAAAAAATTTAGTCAcacaaccttattccaacatatctagtgtgtaaagacacattttggatttcactttacagggactttaatataTGCAGTTTCACGAAACTTGATGTCAGTTGGTAATTTGTTGTTGAGTTGAGAAGCACTCGGCTCTCCGTCCCTGCTGTGACGTTTGAGACATTTATGTCAAGAGCTGTGCTGAAAGCTCAATCTTTTGAAAGGTGGAAGCCACAAAAATTACATgctgtaaatgataaaaactaatgaattgaaaattacATGTAAATTATAAAGTGTGATTATTTGATTACCTGATTATCactttattttcacttcacaaacatttttgttcattaatATTTGTATTCATTTGTGACACATAATGACTGAAATCACACATTTACATCACCTTAAATTTTATCATCACGTTTTGTGACTTTCACCCTTGAGGCCCCTTTCCTTAAAGgataaattaaaatgttcaagCTGTTAATGATATATGATgacaataaatgaaaacaatcaaaatgacaatttggctctttggttgagcagggttgggtAACACTGCTATGAGGAAGAATATCAAGCTGGGTGCAGACTTCATTTTATAGTTCCTCTGTCCTAAAAAATGCTGTCAGGACATTCCTCTCCCACAACCAGTCTACACCGAAACCACCCAAAACAATGCAGACGGAAAGGGAAACCACAAACTTGGCAGAATAAGCCTTACAAGGTCAAACTATGAATCAGTGTGCTTTCTCCTTGTCACCAATATGTGGGCTGTAACATGTTGTAGGGAGGAATCAAATTACAAAGAGGCGGGTCTGCCAGGAATACAGGATGGCACCTTTCCAAACAGTTTCAGTTAAACGGGTAGAGGCAGGGTCCAGAGAAAGGGAACAGCATGAAAGTCTGAAACTGAATTTTATAGCATTTTTTATtggtaaattatttttaaaaaacactgacatattGCCATACTGGGATACAGTATTTCAGAAGTGCATGCTTGGGTCAATTCTTGCACGTGATatcatgttttcacattttatgaTTACCAGTAAACTTCTGAGGAATGTCATAAGCAAGGGGGGCCTTTTTGGGTCAGTTTATACCCATGTTTTATGTCAAGACCAGgcaaattcaacaaaatactttaagaataaaaatgtgtaaattccTCAAGACTTTGTTCCTGGATTTATGAGCATATGGCACAAGAATCATCTTTTCACTAGACTGCCACTGATAAATATTCTCACGATTCTCTGTAAAACACAAAGGTATAACAGCTGGACCACACAGATGTCAAAGTAAACatctgtgagtttttggagcTTACAGAATATCCCAGAAGCTGagctaaaaatagcaaaaactaaATACGGGTATGCGTGTATCAGAACAGCGCCGGAGGGATGCCGCTGCCAAACAGGAGACTCCAGGAAGTTGGTATCTTCCATTTGTTGGGCTCTTTGCTCTGAGAGGAgaatcagacaaaataaaaactgtaagGAAACCCATAGTCAGAAGTCACACAGTGTTTTGCTATGTATTTAAGACAACCCAGAAAGTTTTCTGTttctagttttttctttttattttctgtccaTAATGAAAACTATTAGAGACTAAATAACTCCATCTTTAAACTGTAGCAAGGCTTTCTGCACAAGTGTGTCACTCACAGGGTTGTCCAGCAGATGGAGCCAGTCGTTCAGGTGGTTGATGAGTGTGAAGGCGTCTGGGATGTTGTCACCCTCTGAACAAAAGAGCAGCAGCACTGCCAGTGGGAGATCCTCTGTGCAGCTAAAAAACATCCAGCGCTTATGGTCAGCACATAGACAGACCCTTGAGGAAAATCCTTGGTCTTATTATTCAGCATCCTTAATCTAATTACAATATAGCCAGTGCCTTTGGTTATTGCACTACAGACAACACAATATTCTACAGAATTTCTGGCAAAATATAATGTCTAGTTGTACAGACAAATTAGTGTTTCCCTAAGCATTTAATAGTTAACATACCCACCTAAATTACTGTTgagagacaaaaaaggaaaacaaggcTCCAAAATGATTGTTTTACAGTATAATAATAAGCCCCATTGCTCGACacaatgtattttaaatgttacatgTCTACATAGGGCCTCTATACTAAACAGCTCAATGTgtaaattctaatttttaaaatacaaagttGTTCAAACATAATTAACCAGACATTTGAGAGCAAtatacaaaataatttctttaatCTTCAATACCTTTAACCTTTAGTGATTGAAGCTGAAGTTGCCCCTTGTTTGATACCTGTCTGTGTAGAGTCCTTTGGTTATTCCTCCTCCAGGGATGTAGAGGCGTGGTTCTGTGTTGGCATCTGTCAGTCCTGGGAAGGCCTGCACTCGCTCCATCTCTCTCCAGCCAAGCTCTTTAAAAGCGTCTGCACTGAGCTTCAGCAGCGACGGAGTGACCAGGTACCTCAGAGGAGTGCTAACACGgacacattttgttttaagatgcgattttgaaaagcacaagcAAGAAAATCTTGTCAGGTTGTTAAATATTGGTACCCTTGCAGCTGCTGATCGTCCCTATGGTAGGCGTGGCTGCTGGACAGCACGACAGTCCTGGAGAACCCACTGGATTTAATCCAAGACACCACGAGCTGTCTGaactttttggattttttctgcAGTAAAGCATGGCAAAAACAATGACGACAGGTGTTTAACTCAGTTAAAATACTGAATCAGACAATAACAAAAATGCAGCAAACTACCTGAATAATTGGTGCCCTGATTTGAAGAACTGACAACTTCAGGTCTGCTGCTGTGTAAACTGTTAATGAAACAAGGTTGATAGATCTAATCAggatttatttacaaaatgtggttacattttttttttcacttaaatgcAGAAACAAAGAACTCTTCAGAGAATATTTCTTACAAGTTATTCACAGTGTAATCACATTGTGCATGACCTATCTGGGTTTATGACTCAGTGAAAATCTCTTTAAGTATAGATCAGATCTTTTATGTAGGTTAGTAAGCTTCAGctcagcaggaaaaaaagataataagCTAGAATAGAAGATGAGCCTGATGATCCTAGTACCAAAAAGCAACAGAGCTTAAAAAAGGTCAGATCTTTGGTCATATTATCAACCAAAAAAAGAGCACTGtctaatttataaaaaatatgtcAGCACCAATGTACTTGTGCAATTTACACAACATGCAGGACTCATCTTTAATTTTTGATAACTGTATCTCAGCTTGAagttctggtattgtgacagcTAATGTCAGCAGAGATCAGGCATCACCTTCTGCAGGTGTGTGCAGCTCCTCGGCGTCTTCTCTGCAGGTGGCATACGGGTTGTTCCCAGCCATGGGGATGAGACAGTCTGTGTGAATGAAGCCCACTCTCTTCATGTTGAGAGTGGACACAATGAGGTCCACAGCCAGCTGACCCACATTACCAACAGCCACTGCTGGCTAAAGGAGAGAGGACAGTAAAACGAGTAAATGCATGTCTGCAGTCTGGAATTAAGGACAGAAAATGCAGTCTGAGGTTTCCAGGGGCAAGGGatgattgtcttttttttcatttactagTATACAAACAGTGTATTAATTCATGAATAAATAACTGATTATTGTCCTGTGTTTCCTGTTCATTATAGTTAGGACACCACCTTAACACAGAGCCTCTGCCTTAGCGTTATagaaaataacagttttttaaaaccaCACTCTCCTACTCTCTCCACTGAGAAACCCTACTCCGAAGAAACACTCTTAAAGTGCACACAATATACAGCAACCAGCTACCATTAAAAACTCAATTTAAATGCTACCATGGgtcaatttaaaaacatgaaaaaaagataCTATATTCATGATTATAACTGTATTTAATTGTGTTCAGCCTCCTCTGCtggttctgtttttgttgccctCTTTTCATGATGCttatgtcattttatttattcattcatttatttgtttcattttgcgAATAAGATGCATGACAGCATGCATCTTGAGATTGAATaaagaatgaatgaattaataatttgGAGACTTG comes from Cheilinus undulatus linkage group 16, ASM1832078v1, whole genome shotgun sequence and encodes:
- the psmg2 gene encoding proteasome assembly chaperone 2 — its product is MFISSLNSPPCFKDFTLVMPAVAVGNVGQLAVDLIVSTLNMKRVGFIHTDCLIPMAGNNPYATCREDAEELHTPAEVYTAADLKLSVLQIRAPIIQKKSKKFRQLVVSWIKSSGFSRTVVLSSSHAYHRDDQQLQGTPLRYLVTPSLLKLSADAFKELGWREMERVQAFPGLTDANTEPRLYIPGGGITKGLYTDSCTEDLPLAVLLLFCSEGDNIPDAFTLINHLNDWLHLLDNPSKEPNKWKIPTSWSLLFGSGIPPALF